A region of the Theileria equi strain WA chromosome 4 map unlocalized gcontig_1105316255039, whole genome shotgun sequence genome:
TAGCGATGTCTTTATGCCATTTAGTACGAGTTTATCCGCTCTGAGGTTGGTGTTGGCGGACTTCGCCCTGGAAGACCCGAGTCCCTGGTAGATTTGTCCACTTGCCAAATCTTCGCCAAATTGGTCCAACTCTAGCGAGAGCCAAAACTCTCTGTTCAAACTCCCCGCAAAACTCGGCTCAGGATTGACGGCCAGCGCCAcaaaattgaaaatgaaggtCACGAACAGCACCTGCACACTATACATTGCGTAAAgataaattttaataattaCAGCCACTCGTTCGCCGTCAACGGGTAGCGAGAGGAATTTTCCGCGCAGCTACACGCGAGCGACGCACATTTGCAGATCCACGCGCGCCCAGCCAAACGCGCAACCGATACGATGCGACTCCAAAACCACCAACGCAACAGTCTCAATATGTAATCAGTATGATCCATGGGTCGTCCATAGGCAGTCATGGGAGAGTATATGTGACGAGAAAACGAGATCAAGAGTACTGGTAGTTTGGGGCGGCAATGTAGGCCTTGTGTTTCCTCTGAGGCCTTCCTTCCATGTAGTTGTAGCCAAACTTGAGCTTCTCCTCGTCCCACTTGCACTGCAGCCACTCGTGGTACCATTTAACGCACTTGGTCGAGGCGTACTCCGGGTCCTGCGGAATTCGTGTATGATGCGCTCAATTTCGGGGACCACGCAGACGATGGAACATGCACTTACCGTATGGTAGCCGTTTTTATTTAGACAGCGGAACTCCTCCAGCTGCAGAGGGGTACAGGCCGACTTTGGGTCGTCCGCCTTTATCAGACGCTCAAATTTGTCGTTCAGTTCAGCTTCTGACAAATCCTTTTCACTAAACTCGTGTGGGTACTTGTAGAAGCCGGAATTCCTGGCCAGGGATCTCTTCCAGGCCTCGTCCGGCTTGCCCGCACCAAAGCCAGGAACGTGCGTCACTTGGGGGCCAGAATCGCCGTGCGAGTCATCGCCGGAGGTCATTTTGCACAAGTGTGGATTAAAGTCTACTAACGCAACAACGTCACCGAATCCACCGGCCGTGTGGTGTCTCCGCGGAGCCTCCAGGGCCACCGCCCCCGTGACTCGCACACTTGGCCCAGGATGGCTAACGGATGTCTATGGCGTACGAGTGACTACTAGCAGGCGGTTTTAGGGGTACAGACGGCAGCTACGTGAGCTACGACTATAGAGAGGAAAAAAGACTCAGGCACCTTGGGTGAACGCTAAAGAATCCAGTCGGGAAGTACGGGGAGATAAAGGAGGGAACCAACCTGGTTACGCTAATGCCTCGGGTAGTCCTCGTATGAAGCATTGAGAGGGCAAAAGGTGACCAGGAAGTAACCATAGACAGGGGCAGGGCTCGGGGAACGTGACCGGATGGAATGGCAGTATTTCGGGGTTCTAGGTAAAAGGTCCGATTGATGTAATGGATTTGGCAATTGGTCTGACCTCTGCTAATTCTAAAGACAAATACACATGGAAACGACGCCCCATCCCATTCGACCTGCCCCGCGGTCCCCTAGTTTTATTAATTTCGGATAGTTCAAAGTCTAGTAAAATGGTCGGAACCGGACAGGAATTTCAAGTTTCATGCCACGCTCCAGACTGCTTGGTCTGGGAAATCACCCGCAAAAGCCACGCTTTCTTGAAAAAGTCTGGCTTCACCGAGTTCTCCTTGGAGCCATTCAACCTCGTTGGAAAGAACACCCCAAAGTACACTGGTTAGTCCTTTTCCAGTCTCACATTCTGCCGCAGGATTCTCTCACAAGCCAGTCCTTGACATTGTTCTCACCAGCAATGGCTCATTGGCCATCCAAAAGACCCGCAAGTTGCTCGAAACAAGGTACTGTTCATTCCCGTCTCGTTTTACAGCCCATACAGGAGCCCTGCAAACAACAAGAGCGCCAAAAAGGTCGCCAAGTGCCTCAAGAACTTGCCAAGTTTGCGCAAAACCGTCAGGGAACACAGACCAGACTTGGCCAAGGACTTTCTCCTCAAGTTTGTCAAGCTCGTCCACGCCAAGACCGATGACAAGAgtgaataaaatataaatttttagCTGTTGTCCCAATCGCTACGTGTCTAGTAGTTTACGTTTCATGCTGTTTAGGGATGCGATATCTGTAGCTATGCGGAGGATaagtcccgaagaatgagggactgAGCGAATGTGATGAGCTCTAGCGACTAACGGGAGCTCTGCAGATACCTCTGGGAGCTCTTCTGTCTagtagattcttcactgtgcaagtacgACTATAAGGAGTACTGGAACAGGTGACCCACCGACGTCGTtagactaggtagtatatcactatggaatgagtgtaacgaatggaatagtgatggcGAGATCTTCAGATTGATGACttgtataatgcaacaACAGGAGAGGGGCATCTGTCCTATTCATTGGTGGATGAGAGGGTAGGATTAgtggagactctatgagcaTAATAAACAACTGGACCGTATTCTTTAGCAATCCTTTCTGCTTCCAAACCTGCCGTGCACGTGTCTGGCCACTGATGCCGTTGGTTTTATGTCCTTTCTTCTCCTTATTCCTTAATGAAGAAGGATTCTATAGCTACAGTTGGTATGCTATCTAGAATGTCATTGAAGCATGTGCAGGTACTCGATATCTGCGCCACGGATGTCGATGCCAGGTTAGAGATGGAAGAATAGTATTACTGGACTGAAGCAACTAAAGCTATCAAAGACGTAGAGCCTGAGAACTGTGATACTCTTGACTGTAAGCAATGGACTCAGCTTAAAAGTGTACCAAGTAAGGCAGGATATGACAGCTTGAAAGAATGCTCTAAACTCGAATCTCATACTGCATCTCTTGAAGAACATCAGGCTTCTCAACAAGTTGTTGGTCCTGGAGGTCATTCTAAAGGCTCTACTCCCATTTAGACAATCTTCTATGCAACCACAACTGTCCTTGCAGCTTCTGGATCTCACTGGATTTGCCATGGAAGGCTGGAGGTGGAGAGGCTCTCGGAAGACttacattctcttcctcatttgGTCTACAAAGACTCTTCACAGACATCTTTAAACCTGCACATCTACAAACATCTATACAGGAAGGTAAAGAGCATTACAAATTACTGCATTTTACCGAGTATATCGGTTTAACAAAAGGCTAGAGACTATGTGTATTGCTCTAGCCATTCCTTAATGTGCGGTTTAATGAGAAATAAAGGCTGAGCGGCTGTAATATAGTGAAGTGAGCCACTCAGTTCTACCAACTTTGCGTTGGCGTCGCCGTCAAGAGATTCCAAAACATCCCTTGACCCCTTGATACTACACACTGTGTCATCTACAGTATGAAAAAGCAGTGTCGGTAGGTCTCTAGGGTACGATACCATGTTCTCAGACTTTTTTACATCATCACATGCACTGAGTAGAGAAAACGTGGTCTTGAATACCAGTCGTTTCGTCTGAAAGAACGGGTCTTTGTGTCTAATGAAGAGCTCAAAAAACTCTCCATAGTTTAAAAAGTCTTCATAATTATTGTCTTTTTCCGGTGATTTCCATGCAAGAGCGCCTAGAATGTGATACACCATCGTCTTGTTATAGCCCCTGAAATAATGATCTAGATTAAACATTCCAGAAGTTACAATTAGGCCGTCTATAAGCTTCGCTCCCTTTTCAGCATTCCTATGAAACTCTTGCACAGCCTGAATGATCAGATTACCTCCCATTGAGTTTCCTAGTAATAAGACTTTCCTATCCGTGGGAACActattgtacaaaataTCTTCATCCCACTTTTCAGAGGAGTCACTAAACTTGCCCCTCTTGACAATACTAACAAACTGAAGCACGTCATAAACGTAATCCTTGAAATCACTAACATAGCATCGTTTCTCTGTTTGGGATTCAGAAAGACCGTGTGATTGCAAGTCTAAACCATATACATTGTAACCCATCCTATTAAGGGCTTCTACAAAGCTATGCCTATAGTCATATCTGGGAGTCACTTCAAAGACGTTCATCCCCTCCCACCTCACATTCTCAAAAAGATGCTTGTAGCTTGAAACTAGGATGTCTGCGTGTCTCTGGTCGTCGACAAAATACGCGCTTAAACCAGGGGAAACGGGGGATCCAAAGTGCCTATAATTCCAATCTGTACTCGAGGCACAAAATTCCGATTTGAAATGCGAGCGGATTCCATGAGATAAAATGATGTCTCCCTTGGCGTTTTCTACTCTAGAGGCATACGTTACAATCTTTATGCCTTGCCTATTCTTAAAACTACTCATGATGACTTTACCGTCGCCCTTGTGGGTGTGTATATTCTCATTCCTATCAACCAGATAGTCATAGTATTCATCCTTGTGGACCtctttccattccttgtctTTCTTGACAAAGTATAAAACCTTACGACCGTTCTTTGGATCATTGACTAGAATATAGCAGGATAACAAAAGCTCTGCTTGGTAGATTAAATTTACGTGGGTGCAATGCTCCAAATCATTTGTGGCATTCCAAATCGTGACTCCATCGTCTGTAATATATTTCAGTTTAAAACCAACAAACGGCGCAAATAGATACGCCATATGACCCGCGATTGTAAAGTTCTTGATATAAAACAAGTTTGAGTCAACGTTTCTTATGTCTGCTGTAACGCTATCGTCAAACTCAGAGGCGTTAAAACCTGCATGCACGAGGCATCGtctatattcatcctcaCTGGAGAGTATCCACTCGTGTTCTCTCCGTTTGTAAAATAGTTTACTTGTTCCATTACTATCTTGTATCAAAAGATGACCAAGTTTAGGCCCACTCTTTGGGTAAAAGTAGGCGTGGAGGCATCTCTCGTCCTCTGAATTTGCCTTCCATACAACTGAACTTACATCTCCACTATTACCACCAGCAGAACCAGGATATTTAGTGTATATCACCTCATGTATCCTATAACCAACATTTGGGATGTAGGCAAGGAATGGGAATCTTGGTGAGGTGTTGGCATAAAACCTTTTTGGGTCGTTTGAACCATTTATCCTTAAAGATACGCTGTCGAGTGTAATACTTGTGATTACTCGACGATTAAAACTCTTgtaaaactcttcttccgTGGTCTTCTTCCACTCGTTGTCATTCTTCCCGTAGTACGACCATCTCTTCTCGGCATATCTACCTTTAAAACAGACCAATATGAAGCTTGGAGTCCCTTTTTCGTAAAGCGTGGCTACCGCGTGCTCAAACGAGCAGTCGTCGGTACGTGTCCAGAGGTTGTCTTCTCCATGCTTTACTGCGGAAACCCTGTGGCCAGGTTTTACGGCGTAGAGATATGTGGTAATCCCGTAAGGGCTCCTCACGACTGCAtcaatggaagaagaatccGGGGTAGTAACATCGAGAATGACGTCTTCGGTTTCTTCCCCGGGCTCCCACTGTCTCGCTGGACTATGCCGCGCAAAGAGAAGTAGTATGTAAAGGAATAATGTACATCTCATGTGATTAGCAAGTCATTATAACCTCTGAATAAGACAGTCGCTCAAGAGGCGAGTGGGGACATGAGCACgtattcattcttcttggAGTCTAAATGGAAGgaatagaggaagaagagaaatTGAAACTCTTTACTAATATGTAGAGCTTCCATCAAGGGGTCATGTGGCAACAAAGTGTCTATTCTCGTCCACTTTTGAGCACCTGCAGATTAGGAGCTCCGAAAAGAATGTTCTGGATCCAGTTGTTGTACGTGTCTATTACATCCAGGATTGTGAAAAAAAGTTGTTAGTATGCTGAGAATTGAGGATTCCTCACGAGAACTCAGAGCTAGAGGCAACTCCATGTTACTCATGATAACCACCCAGTTACTGAACTATTTATGCTGTCTAGTCGGATTTTTAGGATTTTCCTAAATGGAGAAGTATTTTATGGCTGAGCATACTCGAGATTTGGTGGCACTACCGCCCTTCTCGGTGTGATTATAAGCGAGTGCTCCATTCTCCGTCTTTACCCGGATGGGCTCAGAAGGTCAAAAGGGTTGGTTCTGGTACTAATGTAACAAGTGATACACCTGTCTATAATCTAAATGATCATATTTACCCTTGGTTGTACAGTCTAGTCTGTAGACACAGGGAGTGGGTCCACTGCTCCTGGCATGCGCAAAATTCCAGAGGACAACTGTTGAGGATTCTCAATCTTAGTAAGCTGGATTTCCTGATTAGTAGACGCTACATGGGTTCTTGTCTGCTTTGTTCCACTAAATTGGACTGTCATGTCTCTAATGCGTGGATGGTTTATCCCTGGAGATACTATTGCCTCTTACTCTCCAGGACTCCAAAGGGTGTCTCTTCTTCGTTCTTCCTCATTATGGTCAGTACGCAGGGCTTCTCATTTCTTTATATGGACGCGTGTACAAGCCAATATAACTATGTAGCCGATGCTGGACAATCGGAGAGCTGCTGGAAACGCCCATTCTATTCCTTCTCCCAGCATCCATGGTAGAGGAGGAATGGTCAAGACACAGGTATTGACTCTCATAaatattgtaaaaatgGTTTGAATATGACCCCGGCGTCtataaaaaatgttttggaCAAAGGATGTGAGTAGCAAGAATGAGACAGTAGACCATTCACATTGCAATAGAGAGGTTAAACCTGGAGAGGAGCAAGCATGAGGAGGACATGCTTGTAGAATAACgtatggagatgatatTAGACGTCTCATAATGGCATAAATACTGATGGCTACCTCTATATCGGAAATACACCTATGGGGTCTAGaaccttttcttcctgggcttattctcttcctcggtagtccctcattctcGCTTTAATGTACTATAGTTTTAACTGGAACCTATAGAATGGGTTGTGCGCTTGAAATTTTTCCAGGAGAATAGCAGTGTATTAGCCTTGTCTTTTCTTATTCACTCGGAAGGATGACAAAGACAAGgttattattcttttcGGAGTTAGCCTGAGAAAAGGGCTGGAAGATGCTATCAAAGGAGTTATAAAGGGCAATGATGAGTAAGGAAGCTGAGATGGCTACAagtactactactactcaTCGAGATAGGCTGAGGAAGTTCACGGCATTCCTGTCTGGACTGGCCTTGTACCAGCTCCCTCATATAGCATTTTCTGCTAGTAGGTACACGCTGGTTAGGTTCCAGGTTCCATCGGCATACGTGGGTCTCTTTATCAACAGGATGATTATATCCAGTAGGATTTTTTCTCTCATCACCATTGGACTTGCGACGATGTGTGATCAGTTTGGAATGCCAGGTATCATACAAGTAGGAAAGGCAAGTGTTATATTCCTAGCAGCATCCTTGTCATCCATACTCTTTGTCTACTGCATTGGAGGGGAACAGGGCTATCTCACcctctactactggacCATTTCTATCTCCTCTATGGTACTTGGAGCttcttttgtttttgtggtaAAGATCGTGTCGAGTGAGATTGTATACCTTATGGCTGCTTTGCCCATAACTGGTATAGTAGTATCGTCATATCACCTCGCCTTCTTGATGATCACCAACTACATTACAGTCTCTGACATTCCCTTCTGGCTTGTCTTTTGGCAGATTGTCATTGGGATCACGATAGTTAGTTTGACTGTTGTCATGTTGTATTCAGTTTATGATAATGATAAGCCAGTTGAAGCTAGAGTAGACACCCTTGAAAAACTATTGAAAGTTGGTGTTGCTGCTAGTGGAGCTGTTGGAGGATCTCTTGGTAAGGCTACTGGTTCTATACTAGCTGGATCAGGTCTAGTTGGATTGGCTGGATTAAGTACAGTTGTAGACCTGTTTAGTAAGGCTCTTCAACAAAAACCTACTGATGCTGCGAATAAACTTCTGGAACTGGCTAGCAAGGTTCTTGGTCCTGCTAAGCAAGAGACATTTATGGAGGCAGTTGGCAAGGCATGGTCTCCAATTCTTTTAATCACTCTGGGATATGGTCTTCAAAATGCCTTTTATCCAGGTATAGCCCCTTACAAGTTGATTGGTCCTAATCTAGGGTACTGGATAGATTTAACTGTTTTATTCACAAATGCTATACCGCCGCTCTTTATTCTTGTCTTGAAGGAGAAAGAAATAGCTCCAAATGTTTCATGGAAAGAATATCCCGGATGGCATTGGTCTTGGCTATTTTTCCTATGCCAAATGCTCTGTGCAGTGATCTTCCTTTGGTGCCTTCATTTCCCAGGGTGGAGTATATCAAAAGCGGTAAAGGGTAGCACGGTACTCTTAGGGTTTCTCACCGTTACATATGATTTTTGTGCTCAGTCCGCCAGAAATATTGGAACGAGCGGAGCTTCTGTGCAAGGTTGTAAAGAGAACTCTAGGATGGACACACTAAACTCCTTTTCGTACTCATTCTCACAAGTCATCTTTGCGTTTCTGGGTGACGGTTACCTCAGAGTAtactccaagtatgagaAGGATAGAAACAACTGGCCTACCAAACACTATGGCAACTTTAGGGCATTCCGATATTGGATTTGGACAGCCACAAAGGTATCTTTTAAAGCCATCGGTGGTTCCTTTTGTCTTGATGTTAGAGGATCTATCGTTGAAAAGAGAGAGTTTCTCtttattgtctattctgATGACACTGATAATAGTAGCAATCCTCCTAAGGCAAAAGATCCTAAAGTAATGAAGATAGTTCACGGTATATAGTTGTGGCAAGCATTTTTCAATTTAAAGCCActataatgcagtattttcacGCCTCTtcagttttaatttgttttacTTCTGTGCACGCACTTTGATATGGTTAGTTTATGGTACATACTTGGCGTCCCTAAAAATGTCCCTGAATAATGAGTATGCAATGCAAAGTTACTAATCGCCCATCATATCTATAAATGTAAGAGAGACTACCATTAGTTAGACATGTACACTCCCTCTAACGGAGCATGAGCAAGATACCGAATTATGGAACTGCATTGTGTATTCAGAATATCCTTGAGGAGTAGTCACAAGGAGTCATTATTGAGATGGAGAAGTAGGCTCTTCGGTAGGAGATAATTCCTGTTTACTCAATTCCTCGAGCTTGTTGAAGAAATTGTCCTTTTCGACGGAGatccattctccatctaCTCTTTCAAAGAATTTCCATTTCCTTAAGGACGCCTCTATAACCGCTACTTCAAGTAGTTCCTTGTCACCTTTCTTATAAACAAGACAAAAGAGACAAGCACCCAAAGGTTCTGAAGGTATCCACAGGTTATTGTACCATCATTAACCTTGATGAGACATGGCCAGGTTTGGGATAAAAGTGCTTTGTAGTTCCCATTGTTCCATTCCTTTCTAGATTTGGGAGTATGGCGATCGTAGATATGTTAAACTCTATTTTGAGCTGTATAGTATGCATTTTTGATACTAAAGCAGGATGCCAAACGCTAAGTGGTGGTGTCTAAACTCGGGAGGTATTAAGAGTCACTGGACCCAGAAAGTCATGCATGCAGATATTATGGGAATCTTAAGAATGTATGTTccctttaaaaattaaaatgttcCACATGCTTAAAATCGTGGCAGAGTGTATTTAAAATGACAAATCTGAATGACCTGAAGATGGTCCAGGGGAGGTCTGTTTGCCTACCTCCTTTAAATCCATGGTGTATACGGATTATAATGACCCtttaaactgcattaataAAGCTCGTACAGTTTCGATTGATAAATCGCCCTTGTTGTTTCtgagaatatattctctggaatttttgtgattGAGTATGAATCTTTCAGTAATGTTGGAGAATAGAGGCATTAAAAAGCACATGATGTAATCGAAAGAAAGTGCGATATCGTTAATGATATTGTCAAGTTTTATGATATCATCTCCTATAACTCCCTGTCCATTATAATATTCTAGGATGGGAAAGCAACCATTTAGTCCTCTTCCAGTAAAGATTCCTCCGATAAAGCCATTTATGGATGCCAAgaggaggaggaagaacgaAGAGTTGGTTAATTCAAATTTGCAGGtccaaatgttccagaCGATAAATGTAGCAAGAGAAATAGTTGATATCCATATAAGATGGAGAGTCAAATCCCTTGtgattaaaaataaaaaatgagaCTGAGAAGGAGTCTTTTCAGATGGGTCAATGgtttcatcaaaattgcTGGCATAATTTACGCCTATAAAGTCACAGAACATGAAAGACAGCGAGATGACAAGCTTCTCTCTGTTAGACAAATCTATGAGGAACAGTATGAGACAGGGATGAAAGAACACCCTCAGGACAGTTCCAACGGTCTGTATAACAAGACGAGGTGAATAATACGGCACAACCACTATGACTTTGCCTAGCAATCTTACCTTTGTTGGTTCACTGCTGTTAGTGCTGGCAACAGCACCGTTAGTATTCTCCTGGCTttgcttcttctttttctcttctACGGCcttcttttcctcctctttGACACGCTCGTCATACCTCATGTAGAGATAGGTGATCCACAAGGCCGTGAAAATTCCGACGACTACTCTGACTCCATAGCATAGAGTCGCGCATAATCTCATCTGAGGTGTACTACCGGTTCCTATCATATGCTCCATGACTAGCTGGAACAGTCCCATGGAGATCGATCCAAATGGGTAGCCAGAATAGAGAGTTGAAGCTGCAGAATTTAGGAATAGCTTTGATATCACAAATGTGGATGCCTGAAGAATTGGCGCCTCGAGAATCCCAGCTACTCCacaaagaatgataaataGAATCTTGGCAGTTTGCCCGTTACCAAAGTATATGACTGGGACGAACATGACCAGAGTAGGGATAAGTAGCCAGAAGCCAATTACCAAGGCGGTGAAGCTCATTTTCAGGCGAATGAGAGACATCATGGTGGAGATAGAGCCAGTGATAATATATGACAAGTAACACTTGTTTGCGATGTTTTCGCAGTGGAAGATACTTTCAAGAAGCAGAGAAACACCAGAGAGGGGTGCCATGCAGTATGCAATCAACATAAAGACATACTTGTGGGTGTCATGGACCACCTTTCTAAAACATTCATATGCATTTTTCTTCCTATCCTCCATTGCCTTCTTTGATTTGGCTATTGCCATACGAAGTCTTGACGAGGATACCCACATCGTGCCCGGGTAAGGACGGTGCTTCTTCACTTTCTCACCCTCCATGTGTCTTCTATCTctatttttccatcaactAGGTGGTTTACCCATGGCGGTTCGTTGTTTCTAAAACGTAAGGTATGAGACTGAGTCTGTAAACCCCCACGAAGAAGAGACAAAGAATAAACATCCTTCATTGTTCCTGATATGTTTCGGCTTTAAAACCGCAGATTCTTGGTTTTCCTTGGCCATTTATGGTTGTAACTTATCGCTTAGGCACTAAAGGCTAGACAGAGCGAGGAGATTACCTTTGACTTCTCTGACAAaaatcattcttccaagCATATAGACAAGGTATAGACCTCCGTACAAGGCTTATGCTTTGAGAATGATGGTAGATAAAGGGGATAGAACCCCGGAAGTGTATGATCATcacttttgggagagtgaACCTTCCCTAACTCTGAGGAAGGTAGTGAAGCCTGACGGCACAAAGTTTCGGTACTTTGACGACAAAGGcatcttcaactttgtctttcttctttgggTATACAGGTGGGTTAAGGAAACATCAAAGAGGTACCTAGATCCTTACATGATCCACCCTCTCCCCTTGGCTGACCAGATTCTCAAATGGCAGCCTATTCTTTCTAAGCATATTAGTGATGGTATCGCAAGTCTGGAGGCATATGAATACATGGGTAAGGATGGGCGAAAGAAAGCCCCCAAACCCGTAAAGTACATTCTTTGCAGAGCCATCTTCCTCACCTTTTGGAAACGGCTACTCACTGCTCTGCTGGGAATTGTGATTATGAACGCAGTTGGCATGAGTATTGCCATCTTTCTTCACAAGTTGCTTGGCCTATTGTCCGACAGAGACTTTAGGTTCATGGCATTTTTAGGACTAGCCCTGTCCATCATTCTCATGGAGTTGTTCAAGGAAATTTGCATGGACCACATCAACTACTATGTGCAAAGACTTGAAATTGTGATGGATTCATCTGTTCGTATTTCACTGTTTCAGCATGGATTATGCTACAGAAGAAGTCAATTTGGGCATCTCTCTAACAATCCTGACTCTTGCAAGAGTGTCATTCATAATTGCTCTGGAGAGGATGTATGCGCGGATAATCCATTGCTGTGCCCAGCGAGGCgttataaaaataatgatTTCACCCCCAAGATCTACCCTCTAGTGCTAAACGACCCATACTTCATACCACTGTTTGTGGAGTTTATGGCAGGAATGATTGATTTTCTGACGGCCTTCACATACGGtatgattttaatgagTAGCCAATTCAACATGGGAGCAATGACTATTCTCTTAATCTCTTTTTCCTTGGTAGGATGTATGATTATTATGGAGATTTTAAACGGCTTCCTCCTAAAGTATTATTTTGGAGTGAGGGATTACAGAATtacaaaaacttttgaaGTCATATCTAATCTTCCCTTGATCCAGAAAATGTCACTGGATGATATCAGTCAAAATGCTATTACAGAGGCtagaaatgatgaattaTTGTTTATACTAATTCgtttcttttcttccttggtAAACAAGATCCTATTTACCGTAATCATTTGTGTGGACATTATTCTTGTTGTAAATGATTTCATGGGACAAGTTAAGGATGCCACTGATGTAAAGAGTATAAGACCTGCTGAGCTGTTGACTGCAGTATACATTCTCATGAAGATTATCATCCCATTGAACATACTCCCTCTAAAGCTTAAGCTCTttgtctacacattcaacTCGTTTTTGAGAGTGGAACGTTTCTTGAGGACCTGCTCACCAAACTTTTACATTCCTGATAACAGGTTTACTGGGGATATTCCTCTGCCAGAGGCGCTACCTGACAAGAACAAGACGTTGCCCAAGGGTCTAGTTGTAATGTTAAAGAAGGCCTCCTTTGCCTGGGTTAACAGTAGAAAGGATCTTCTTGACAATACTGGCACAACCTATCTGAGAGaccttgactttgtcctcaaCTCTGGCAACCTTGCCATCATTACCGGTGCTAAAGGCGCCGGAAAGACCAACTTTATCAAGGCAATTcttggtgacatgactcttgttgaaggatcaatggctgTGTTACCTCTCTCTACcaacatgccaatattctatgcTTCTCAGGATGTCtggctacaaaagggtaccatcAGGGCTAACATTACCTTTGGCCACAGATTTGATGAG
Encoded here:
- a CDS encoding signal peptide containing protein (encoded by transcript BEWA_053390A); the protein is MYSVQVLFVTFIFNFVALAVNPEPSFAGSLNREFWLSLELDQFGEDLASGQIYQGLGSSRAKSANTNLRADKLVLNGIKTSLKIFNFVDSGESVESIEDRFQTRLADDVQFSPETLGSKAIHYYLLNDLGNYRYPKGSVPA
- a CDS encoding conserved hypothetical protein (encoded by transcript BEWA_053400A) — protein: MTSGDDSHGDSGPQVTHVPGFGAGKPDEAWKRSLARNSGFYKYPHEFSEKDLSEAELNDKFERLIKADDPKSACTPLQLEEFRCLNKNGYHTDPEYASTKCVKWYHEWLQCKWDEEKLKFGYNYMEGRPQRKHKAYIAAPNYQYS
- a CDS encoding 60S ribosomal protein L28, putative (encoded by transcript BEWA_053410A), giving the protein MVGTGQEFQVSCHAPDCLVWEITRKSHAFLKKSGFTEFSLEPFNLVGKNTPKYTGFSHKPVLDIVLTSNGSLAIQKTRKLLETRSPANNKSAKKVAKCLKNLPSLRKTVREHRPDLAKDFLLKFVKLVHAKTDDKSE
- a CDS encoding conserved hypothetical protein (encoded by transcript BEWA_053420A), with the protein product MRCTLFLYILLLFARHSPARQWEPGEETEDVILDVTTPDSSSIDAVVRSPYGITTYLYAVKPGHRVSAVKHGEDNLWTRTDDCSFEHAVATLYEKGTPSFILVCFKGRYAEKRWSYYGKNDNEWKKTTEEEFYKSFNRRVITSITLDSVSLRINGSNDPKRFYANTSPRFPFLAYIPNVGYRIHEVIYTKYPGSAGGNSGDVSSVVWKANSEDERCLHAYFYPKSGPKLGHLLIQDSNGTSKLFYKRREHEWILSSEDEYRRCLVHAGFNASEFDDSVTADIRNVDSNLFYIKNFTIAGHMAYLFAPFVGFKLKYITDDGVTIWNATNDLEHCTHVNLIYQAELLLSCYILVNDPKNGRKVLYFVKKDKEWKEVHKDEYYDYLVDRNENIHTHKGDGKVIMSSFKNRQGIKIVTYASRVENAKGDIILSHGIRSHFKSEFCASSTDWNYRHFGSPVSPGLSAYFVDDQRHADILVSSYKHLFENVRWEGMNVFEVTPRYDYRHSFVEALNRMGYNVYGLDLQSHGLSESQTEKRCYVSDFKDYVYDVLQFVSIVKRGKFSDSSEKWDEDILYNSVPTDRKVLLLGNSMGGNLIIQAVQEFHRNAEKGAKLIDGLIVTSGMFNLDHYFRGYNKTMVYHILGALAWKSPEKDNNYEDFLNYGEFFELFIRHKDPFFQTKRLVFKTTFSLLSACDDVKKSENMVSYPRDLPTLLFHTVDDTVCSIKGSRDVLESLDGDANAKLVELSGSLHYITAAQPLFLIKPHIKEWLEQYT
- a CDS encoding hypothetical protein (encoded by transcript BEWA_053430A); translation: MMSKEAEMATSTTTTHRDRLRKFTAFLSGLALYQLPHIAFSASRYTLVRFQVPSAYVGLFINRMIISSRIFSLITIGLATMCDQFGMPGIIQVGKASVIFLAASLSSILFVYCIGGEQGYLTLYYWTISISSMVLGASFVFVVKIVSSEIVYLMAALPITGIVVSSYHLAFLMITNYITVSDIPFWLVFWQIVIGITIVSLTVVMLYSVYDNDKPVEARVDTLEKLLKVGVAASGAVGGSLGKATETFMEAVGKAWSPILLITLGYGLQNAFYPGIAPYKLIGPNLGYWIDLTVLFTNAIPPLFILVLKEKEIAPNVSWKEYPGWHWSWLFFLCQMLCAVIFLWCLHFPGWSISKAVKGSTVLLGFLTVTYDFCAQSARNIGTSGASVQGCKENSRMDTLNSFSYSFSQVIFAFLGDGYLRVYSKYEKDRNNWPTKHYGNFRAFRYWIWTATKVSFKAIGGSFCLDVRGSIVEKREFLFIVYSDDTDNSSNPPKAKDPKVMKIVHGI
- a CDS encoding conserved hypothetical protein (encoded by transcript BEWA_053440A), with protein sequence MEGEKVKKHRPYPGTMWVSSSRLRMAIAKSKKAMEDRKKNAYECFRKVVHDTHKYVFMLIAYCMAPLSGVSLLLESIFHCENIANKCYLSYIITGSISTMMSLIRLKMSFTALVIGFWLLIPTLVMFVPVIYFGNGQTAKILFIILCGVAGILEAPILQASTFVISKLFLNSAASTLYSGYPFGSISMGLFQLVMEHMIGTGSTPQMRLCATLCYGVRVVVGIFTALWITYLYMRYDERVKEEEKKAVEEKKKKQSQENTNGAVASTNSSEPTKVRLLGKVIVVVPYYSPRLVIQTVGTVLRVFFHPCLILFLIDLSNREKLVISLSFMFCDFIGVNYASNFDETIDPSEKTPSQSHFLFLITRDLTLHLIWISTISLATFIVWNIWTCKFELTNSSFFLLLLASINGFIGGIFTGRGLNGCFPILEYYNGQGVIGDDIIKLDNIINDIALSFDYIMCFLMPLFSNITERFILNHKNSREYILRNNKGDLSIETVRALLMQFKGSL